A window of the Lolium perenne isolate Kyuss_39 chromosome 7, Kyuss_2.0, whole genome shotgun sequence genome harbors these coding sequences:
- the LOC127317231 gene encoding fasciclin-like arabinogalactan protein 1, with protein MPFAGMTVPSSILLLLLLLGASPPCHVDGAPAHSITAILAGIPDFTDFSAALVAANLTGNIDERQTITVLAVDNAAMGRLRARQLKPDNVRYVLSLHVLLDYFGDAKLKALNGTPPTQEASLFQASGAAPGAAGIVNIAPVAAAGDVRRGVAFSAADAGGRVVFYEKSVKESPYDIAVLQVSGAMESPAAEGKAPASSPTPSPSPAPVAAPVVAPSPKNQTAPPPKPAVAPSPKNQTAPPPKPTGAPSSPKNQTAPPPKTAGEPTDPPTTPAGAPEDDDQPPADENDGHKNDAGGTAAPWSVGAVLVAAMPAVVFLLW; from the coding sequence ATGCCGTTCGCCGGAATGACCGTCCCCAGttccatcctcctcctcctcctccttctcggaGCGTCTCCGCCGTGCCACGTCGACGGAGCGCCTGCCCACAGCATCACGGCCATCCTCGCCGGCATCCCGGATTTCACCGACTTCAGCGCCGCCCTGGTCGCCGCGAACCTCACGGGCAACATCGACGAACGCCAGACCATCACCGTCCTGGCCGTCGACAACGCGGCAATGGGGCGGCTGAGAGCGCGGCAACTCAAGCCGGACAACGTCCGGTACGTGCTCTCCCTCCACGTCCTCCTCGACTACTTCGGCGACGCCAAGCTCAAGGCCCTCAACGGCACGCCGCCCACGCAAGAAGCCAGCCTCTTCCAGGCCTCCGGCGCTGCGCCGGGCGCAGCCGGCATAGTGAACATCGCGCCGGTTGCTGCAGCCGGGGACGTGCGCCGCGGGGTGGCCTTCTCCGCGGCGGACGCGGGTGGTCGCGTCGTGTTCTACGAGAAGTCGGTCAAGGAGTCGCCCTACGACATCGCCGTCCTACAGGTGAGCGGCGCCATGGAGTCCCCGGCGGCGGAGGGGAAGGCGCCCGCGTCGTCGCCGACGCCTTCGCCTTCGCCCGCGCCGGTGGCGGCGCCGGTCGTAGCTCCGTCCCCAAAAAATCAGACCGCTCCACCGCCAAAGCCGGCCGTAGCTCCATCACCAAAGAATCAAACCGCGCCACCGCCAAAGCCGACAGGAGCTCCGTCGTCGCCAAAGAACCAAACCGCCCCGCCGCCAAAGACGGCCGGCGAGCCCACGGATCCTCCAACAACGCCGGCGGGTGCGCCAGAAGACGACGACCAGCCTCCTGCGGATGAGAACGACGGGCACAAGAATGACGCCGGCGGGACGGCGGCTCCGTGGAGCGTCGGCGCGGTGCTGGTGGCGGCCATGCCGGCGGTTGTGTTCCTGCTGTGGTGA